A section of the Lycium ferocissimum isolate CSIRO_LF1 unplaced genomic scaffold, AGI_CSIRO_Lferr_CH_V1 ctg594, whole genome shotgun sequence genome encodes:
- the LOC132045060 gene encoding protodermal factor 1-like, whose protein sequence is MGKERIKQNSLILWAAVSALLVQNLVVPVMSRASFDEQKTYYSPPDHTGTPPSTDLHTPPSHGSGGHGHGHGTPSHGSGSHGGKPPSGNCDNPEPPSGGHHHNPTPSPPSGGGYNPSPPTHHHGSPPSTPTPSTPSIPTPTTPSTPPTTPDPGTPSTPGGGGYYPSPPSTSTPSTPSTPPTPTIETPPTPTVDPGTPSTPGGGGYYPSPTPTTPSTPTTPSTPTIETPPTPTADPGTPSTPGGGYNPSPTPTTPSTPTIETPPTPTVDPGTPSTPGGGYYPSPTPTTPTTPTIETPPTPTTPTTPTIETPPTPTIDPGTPSTPGGSYYPSPTPTTPTTPTIDPGTPSAPGVFPIDPNSPPFTCNYWRTHPTLIYGLFGWLGSVSNSFGVASVPGFGSNMNLLQALSNSRTDSFGDLYREGTASLLNSMVSRRFPYTTNQVRDSFISALSSDKSAAAQAQLFKLANEGRVKPRA, encoded by the exons ATGGGGAAGGAGAGAATTAAGCAGAATTCACTAATTCTATGGGCTGCTGTTTCTGCATTGCTCGTGCAGAATTTGGTAGTTCCGGTCATGTCTAGAGCTTCTTTTGATGAACAAAAAACCTATTATTCTCCTCCTGATCATACCGGAACTCCCCCGAGTACAG ATTTACACACACCTCCATCTCATGGTTCAGGAGGTCATGGTCATGGTCATGGAACACCTTCGCATGGAAGCGGTAGCCATGGAGGAAAACCACCATCTGGGAACTGTGATAACCCGGAGCCCCCTAGTGGAGGGCATCACCATAACCCTACCCCATCCCCTCCTTCAGGAGGTGGTTATAATCCCTCTCCTCCAACTCATCATCATGGTAGCCCTCCAAGTACACCAACACCTAGTACCCCCAGTATACCAACACCAACCACCCCCTCCACACCACCTACAACTCCTGACCCTGGCACTCCAAGCACTCCAGGGGGTGGTGGCTACTATCCTTCCCCTCCAAGTACTTCAACACCTAGTACACCATCCACCCCTCCCACACCTACCATTGAAACACCACCTACTCCTACTGTTGACCCTGGCACTCCAAGCACTCCAGGTG GGGGTGGTTACTATCCTTCCCCCACACCTACTACCCCTTCTACACCAACCACCCCCTCCACACCTACCATTGAAACACCACCTACTCCTACCGCTGACCCTGGCACTCCAAGCACTCCAGGGGGTGGTTACAATCCTTCCCCCACACCTACTACCCCTTCCACCCCTACCATTGAAACACCACCTACTCCTACAGTCGACCCTGGCACTCCAAGTACTCCAGGGGGTGGCTACTATCCTTCCCCTACACCTACTACCCCCACTACACCTACCATTGAAACACCACCTACACCTACTACCCCCACTACACCTACCATTGAAACACCACCTACACCTACCATTGACCCCGGAACTCCAAGCACTCCAGGGGGTAGTTACTATCCTTCTCCTACACCTACTACCCCCACTACACCTACCATTGATCCAGGCACTCCAAGTGCTCCGGGTGTCTTTCCAATTGACCCCAACTCACCACCTTTTACATGcaa TTACTGGAGGACTCACCCGACGCTGATATATGGCTTGTTTGGCTGGTTGGGAAGTGTGAGCAATTCATTTGGCGTGGCTAGTGTTCCAGGGTTTGGTTCAAACATGAACTTGCTGCAAGCACTTTCCAACTCTCGTACCGATAGCTTTGGGGATCTCTACAGGGAAGGGACAGCTTCTTTATTGAACTCCATGGTGAGCAGGAGGTTCCCCTACACTACCAACCAAGTCAGGGATAGTTTTATTTCAGCACTCAGTTCAGACAAGTCAGCAGCAGCTCAGGCACAGCTGTTCAAGTTGGCCAATGAGGGGCGGGTCAAGCCCAGAGCTTGA